A region from the Osmerus eperlanus chromosome 11, fOsmEpe2.1, whole genome shotgun sequence genome encodes:
- the pih1d2 gene encoding PIH1 domain-containing protein 2 produces MSSQGFSKDVLQQVNQFWSLLDDMSQNDPQSYQMFVRRQMKDGADFYSPPEPDSCLRTEILEPKRGLLYVNVCGWKRVPAAPLEDHSRPVPVCGGCLEIHSDDGEEYSVVDVAFSPVVLQATQKDRRERDQIHLLALSFTQQQHGLRLAQHHTVASSRLKGKLEDMRRRLASPQQCSSPTVPSQPHATLQSPASLLQQISSLRVGEGEASSSVQLTSEPADQKQKKNFIQVISSSEAAQPQEPKYHLSVTSDPQGISRRVELSVELPQVRSMAECQLNISQDDVVLEVEDVYYLHLELPEAVHEDGASATFNKKTRTLTLKATVL; encoded by the exons ATGTCATCCCAAGGGTTTTCCAAAGACGTGCTGCAACAGGTCAACCAGTTCTGGTCCTTGTTAGATGACATGTCACAGAATGACCCGCAGAGTTACCAGATGTTCGTTCGGCGCCAGATGAAGGATGGCGCAGATTTCTACTCTCCACCCGAACCTGATTCCTGCCTGCGCACTGAAATACTG GAGCCGAAGAGAGGTTTGCTGTATGTAAACGTGTGTGGGTGGAAACGCGTCCCAGCTGCCCCTCTGGAAGACCACAGCAGGCCGGTGCCCGTGTGCGGAGGATGCCTGGAGATACACTCTGACGATGGAG AGGAGTATAGCGTTGTGGACGTGGCGTTCAGCCCTGTGGTGCTCCAGGCCACTcagaaggacaggagagagagggaccagaTCCACCTGCTGGCCCTGAGCTTCACCCAGCAGCAGCATGGCCTGCGTCTGGCCCAGCACCACACCGTGGCTAGCAGCAGGCTGAAGGGCAAGCTGGAGGACATGCGACGTCGCCTTGCCTCGCCACAGCAGTGCTCCTCACCCACCGTCCCCTCACAGCCACACGCTA CATTGCAGagccccgcctccctccttCAGCAGATCTCCTCTTTGCGTGTTGGCGAGGGTGAGGCAAGCTCGTCTGTCCAGCTCACCTCAGAGCCTGCAGACCAGAAGCAGAAGAAGAACTTCATCCAGGTGATCTCCAGCTCTGAGGCAGCCCAGCCTCAGGAGCCCAAGTACCACCTCagcgtgacctctgacccccagggcaTTTCTCGAAGGGTGGAGCTCAGCGTGGAGCTGCCCCAGGTCCGCTCCATGGCAGAGTGCCAGCTTAACATCTCCCAG GATGATGTTGTTTTGGAGGTGGAGGATGTGTATTATCTACACCTGGAGCTCCCTGAGGCCGTGCACGAGGACGGTGCCTCCGCCACATTCAACAAGAAGACGAGGACACTGACTCTGAAAGCGACTGTGCTCTGA
- the dixdc1a gene encoding dixin-A isoform X1, whose translation MGAKQMKCLSSASPAHSPKEEYIIAHSSDTPKEAFINTQPEDHKEPGDDKSELTERKADTGEVSLCGLCPAPGHDGSEEERSWEEQLYAHQEQLEKEMQEARRMVFRLQTLLLHGSLPEEDQDGSVSFGDSRTNTEQQLVLIRSRLDQSMEEALDLKRELLRHKQEARHLQAIKDAMQQRMAVQEDSVLQLKQELLRCSMAREQLEGENEELKRKLSDRNRLLSEYEQQIGKKERLLPHQKQEEVQHNTNENSHRRSSRSENHGYSHSVGPSPPSTFQHGEGDELQLVREALRSLRDSFSGHDPQHHTLDTLEQGVASLMDRLHTLDPHRRQDREGKFKSPGRRANHTDRDSWPPSSKIAHSHSSPGLDSSVSTKVLYFTDRSLTPFLVNIPKRLGEVTLRDFKAAVDRQGSFRYHFKALDPEFGTVKEEVFQDGAVVPGWEGKIVAWVEEDHGERR comes from the exons CCTCAGCTCTGCCAGCCCTGCACACTCCCCTAAGGAAGAGTATATCATCGCTCATTCCTCAGACACCCCTAAAGAAGCATTTATCAACACTCAGCCTGAAGACCACAAGGAGCCTGGAGACGACAAATCAGAGTTGACAGAGAGGAAAGCTGATACCG GGGAGGTGTCACTCTGTGGCCTGTGCCCAGCCCCAGGGCATGATGGGAGCGAAGAAGAGAGATCCTGGGAGGAGCAGCTATATGCCCACCAGGAACAGTTGGAGAAGGAGATGCAGGAAGCCAGGAGGATGGTGTTCCGCCTGCAG ACTTTGCTGCTGCATGGCTCTCTCCCTGAGGAAGACCAGGACGGTTCTGTGAGCTTCGGAGACAGCCGGACTAACACGGAACAGCAGCTG GTTTTAATACGCAGTCGTCTGGACCAAAGCATGGAGGAGGCCCTTGATCTCAAG agggAGCTTCTGAGGCACAAGCAGGAAGCACGCCACCTCCAGGCCATTAAA GATGCTATGCAGCAGCGGATGGCAGTGCAGGAGGACTCTGTTCTGCAGCTGAAACAGGAGCTACTGAGGTGCAGCATGGCCCGAGAACAACTGGAGGGAGAGAAC GAAGAGTTAAAACGGAAGCTGAGTGATCGAAACAGGCTACTCAGTGAATACGAG CAGCAGATTGGGAAGAAGGAGCGATTACTACCGCATCAGAAGCAGGAAGAGGTTCAGCACAACACGAATGAAAACAGCCACAGAAGA TCCTCCAGGAGTGAGAACCATGGATACAGTCACTCAGTTGGaccttcccctccctcaaccTTTCAGCATGGAGAG GGTGATGAGCTGCAGCTAGTGAGGGAGGCCCTGCGCAGTTTGAGGGACAGCTTCTCCGGGCATGACCCTCAGCatcacaccctggacacactggaGCAGGGCGTGGCCAGTCTCATGGACCGTCTACACACCCTGGACCCACACCGCAGACAGGACCGAGAG GGCAAGTTCAAATCCCCAGGACGGCGggccaaccacacagacagagattccTGGCCGCCCAGCTCCA AAATAGCTCACTCTCACAGTAGCCCTGGGCTGGACTCCTCAGTGTCTACTAAAGTGCTCTACTTCACTGACCGTTCCCTCACACCTTTCCTGGTCAACATCCCCAAAAG GCTAGGAGAGGTGACATTGAGGGACTTCAAGGCAGCGGTGGACCGCCAGGGCAGCTTCAGATACCACTTCAAAGCCCTTGACCCAGAGTTTGGAACTGTGAAAGAGGAG GTGTTCCAGGATGGGGCAGTGGTGCCTGGCTGGGAGGGGAAGATAGTagcctgggtggaggaggaccaTGGAGAGAGACGGTAG
- the dixdc1a gene encoding dixin-A isoform X2, with the protein MGAKQMKCLSSASPAHSPKEEYIIAHSSDTPKEAFINTQPEDHKEPGDDKSELTERKADTGEVSLCGLCPAPGHDGSEEERSWEEQLYAHQEQLEKEMQEARRMVFRLQTLLLHGSLPEEDQDGSVSFGDSRTNTEQQLVLIRSRLDQSMEEALDLKRELLRHKQEARHLQAIKDAMQQRMAVQEDSVLQLKQELLRCSMAREQLEGENEELKRKLSDRNRLLSEYEQIGKKERLLPHQKQEEVQHNTNENSHRRSSRSENHGYSHSVGPSPPSTFQHGEGDELQLVREALRSLRDSFSGHDPQHHTLDTLEQGVASLMDRLHTLDPHRRQDREGKFKSPGRRANHTDRDSWPPSSKIAHSHSSPGLDSSVSTKVLYFTDRSLTPFLVNIPKRLGEVTLRDFKAAVDRQGSFRYHFKALDPEFGTVKEEVFQDGAVVPGWEGKIVAWVEEDHGERR; encoded by the exons CCTCAGCTCTGCCAGCCCTGCACACTCCCCTAAGGAAGAGTATATCATCGCTCATTCCTCAGACACCCCTAAAGAAGCATTTATCAACACTCAGCCTGAAGACCACAAGGAGCCTGGAGACGACAAATCAGAGTTGACAGAGAGGAAAGCTGATACCG GGGAGGTGTCACTCTGTGGCCTGTGCCCAGCCCCAGGGCATGATGGGAGCGAAGAAGAGAGATCCTGGGAGGAGCAGCTATATGCCCACCAGGAACAGTTGGAGAAGGAGATGCAGGAAGCCAGGAGGATGGTGTTCCGCCTGCAG ACTTTGCTGCTGCATGGCTCTCTCCCTGAGGAAGACCAGGACGGTTCTGTGAGCTTCGGAGACAGCCGGACTAACACGGAACAGCAGCTG GTTTTAATACGCAGTCGTCTGGACCAAAGCATGGAGGAGGCCCTTGATCTCAAG agggAGCTTCTGAGGCACAAGCAGGAAGCACGCCACCTCCAGGCCATTAAA GATGCTATGCAGCAGCGGATGGCAGTGCAGGAGGACTCTGTTCTGCAGCTGAAACAGGAGCTACTGAGGTGCAGCATGGCCCGAGAACAACTGGAGGGAGAGAAC GAAGAGTTAAAACGGAAGCTGAGTGATCGAAACAGGCTACTCAGTGAATACGAG CAGATTGGGAAGAAGGAGCGATTACTACCGCATCAGAAGCAGGAAGAGGTTCAGCACAACACGAATGAAAACAGCCACAGAAGA TCCTCCAGGAGTGAGAACCATGGATACAGTCACTCAGTTGGaccttcccctccctcaaccTTTCAGCATGGAGAG GGTGATGAGCTGCAGCTAGTGAGGGAGGCCCTGCGCAGTTTGAGGGACAGCTTCTCCGGGCATGACCCTCAGCatcacaccctggacacactggaGCAGGGCGTGGCCAGTCTCATGGACCGTCTACACACCCTGGACCCACACCGCAGACAGGACCGAGAG GGCAAGTTCAAATCCCCAGGACGGCGggccaaccacacagacagagattccTGGCCGCCCAGCTCCA AAATAGCTCACTCTCACAGTAGCCCTGGGCTGGACTCCTCAGTGTCTACTAAAGTGCTCTACTTCACTGACCGTTCCCTCACACCTTTCCTGGTCAACATCCCCAAAAG GCTAGGAGAGGTGACATTGAGGGACTTCAAGGCAGCGGTGGACCGCCAGGGCAGCTTCAGATACCACTTCAAAGCCCTTGACCCAGAGTTTGGAACTGTGAAAGAGGAG GTGTTCCAGGATGGGGCAGTGGTGCCTGGCTGGGAGGGGAAGATAGTagcctgggtggaggaggaccaTGGAGAGAGACGGTAG